CATCCGGTCACCCAGCACCTGGTCGTAGCTTCCACCTGGAAATTCTCCTGAGGGATGCAGATAGGCTGGATgtttgaggtaaaattcacaggATGTTGGAGCTGGAGAAGGGCAAGGTCATTTCGAATGGTTGTAACTGTTGAGAACTTAGGATGGACAAAAGCTCTTTGGACTGGGACCACCACACTTGTGTTTTCATTATAGACACTCCGATCTCCCATCTTGATACTGTAATGGAAACGGCTGTGGAAGAGAGGACATGCCTCTAAGAGAAGGCCTGGGAAACATCCTTTGTGCCTTTTCCATACATTTCCAATGTTTCTGAAactggcctcaacctcccgggccaCTGTCCCTACCACCCCATCGCCATCACCAAAAACCCTTCCTTGATCACTCTCAAACTTGGTTTGTCTGCCCGACTTAGACATGCCTAAAGCAAGACGACCGATGCACTCCGGCTTCACTgtgagttttgtttctttgtcgCCAAATTGCCGGGGCAATGGAACTGTGTGTGCTTGAGGGGGCCGGCCTGGCCGCAGAAGGCCCCCCAGCCCCGTGTGCCGCTCCTCACCTGGAAATGCAGTGGCCTGCCGTCAGCACCCACGTGGCGGCGACCAGGGTGCCGCCGCAGATGTGCCTGCCTTTGGTCCTCACGCTCACCTGCCAGGGCCACCTCCCTTCCTCCGCGTCCACTCCTCCCACGATTCTCAGAGGGGTTCGGCCACACACTGGGGTGAGGATAGTGTAGGATGAAGAACTCACTCAAAGACACAGGACTTGACTCCCCCGGGCGCCCCGACGACAGCCAAGAAGGAGGCCGTGTCCCCCGGGGCTCCCGAGCCACGCTTCAGATTCCCCGGGCCGCGGACCGCAGGCTCCCAGGTAGCACCTGCCCCAGCCTGGCgccccaacctccgcctccgggccTCCCACGCAGTGAGTCACCTGGAAAGGACGTAAACAGATTGAGTGGGGGGCCCGCCTCAGGTCCTGGAGCCGGGCTCGCTTCGGGGTTCTCGCCGCCCTCCTCTGAGAGGAGAGGGGACGGGAGGCGTGGCGCCGCCATGCCCGCCCAGTTCTGCCCGGGCCAGGGCTGAAGGAGCAGAAGCCACGCCAGGACGCCCCGGGGAGCCGCCGCCAGAGGACATGTCATGGATACCGGCTGCCCCTCTCCAGACAGCTCGCGCCCCTGCCGGGGGTTGGCTGGAACCAGGGCGCCTGCGAGGGACGAGGGGGCAGGGCCGGTGCCTAGAGGGGTGGAAATGGCCGAGCCGACTTGTTGGACCCCGGTCCTGCTAGACTCCTTGTCTGAATGGGAAATGTCGCCCTCGCGGTTTCACTCAGATCCTCACTCCAGACTATGTCCAGCCAGAACCCTGCCCAGGGCCAAGGGGTTAGGGTACTTCTGAGGAAACTGCCCGATGGAGAACTCCCGCTTTAGGGTCGGCACTTATGAGGCCGGTGCGATGCTGCCCCTGACCTTGTAGGCGTGGTACCTGGCCTGGAGCTGGTCAGGATGGGCCTTCTGGGAATTCATCGAGGAGCCCGCATTGTCCATAGCGTCCTCAAATCAGGGCTTCATTCACCAGACCTAGATATCGGGGTAGGAGGGCTTTACAGATTAAGCAGGCTAGACAGAGGAGTGGGCTGCTCTTCTGTTTCAGTCACAGGGACATCTTTTAAACAGCCCGCAGGTCAATCCACTCTTATTAGCTCTGTGTCCCTAATGTCTAATCTGTCTGTTCTGGTAGCTCATCCTTTTGTCTGCTGCCCAAGAGCTACTACCAAGCCTCTGCCTCTCCTGGCTTCATCTTTGTTGAAGTTGGaggaaaaacaacaataacaactttTGAATTGCTGTATGTTCCACTTTTTCCTGTCCAAAAGTGGACAGCCATGACAGTGTTTTCCACGGATGCCAGTGCTCTCCTCACCAATTTATTGTTCTAAGTCTTGGTGAAGGGGGCATTCTCTATGGCCCTCTTGGAGCTCAGAGGAGTGGGCGAGCAGGTCACACATCATGAATCCATCCCAATATTTGCCTCTCTCTAACTCTCTCTCTACATTGAACAAGTGTAAGGACCAGCCCTACCGGGCCTGTGGGTTTCTCTCCTCGTGTGCGGAGACAAGAGatcgtagaaataaagacacaagacaaagagagagacagacagctgggcccggggtaccactaccaccaagacacggagaccggtagtggccctgAATGCCTGGACTCGCTGCTATTTATTGTATTCTaggcaagggggcagggtaaggagtatGAGTCATCTCAAATGATTGATAAGGTCACGCAAGTCACGTGTCCACCCGACAGGTAGccgagggagagaggaaaggcagCATACATCAGCATTTCTTCTATGCACTTAtcagaaagatcaaagactttaatactttcactaattttgctACTGCTATCTTCTAAGAACTTAAAAGGAGGAGCCAGGCGTACAGGCGGAACAGGAAAGTGGacaaggagcgtgaccactgaagcacagcaccaCAGGGAGATGTTTAAGCCTCTGGATGACTGCAGGCAGGCCTGGCCTCCCACAAGagctggtggagcagagtgttCTCTAACTCTTCCAgagaaagggagactccctttcctggtctgctaagtaacgggtgccttcccaggcactggcactACTGCTAGACCAaggtctgctaagtaacgggtgccttcccaggcac
This region of Gorilla gorilla gorilla isolate KB3781 chromosome 2, NHGRI_mGorGor1-v2.1_pri, whole genome shotgun sequence genomic DNA includes:
- the PRSS42P gene encoding LOW QUALITY PROTEIN: putative serine protease 42 (The sequence of the model RefSeq protein was modified relative to this genomic sequence to represent the inferred CDS: deleted 1 base in 1 codon), whose amino-acid sequence is MSSGGGSRGVLAWLLLLQPWPGQNWAGMAAPRLPSPLLSEEGGENPEASPAPGPEAGPPLNLFTSFPGDSLLCGRTPLRIVGGVDAEEGRWPWQVSVRTKGRHICGGTLVAATWVLTAGHCISSRFHYSIKMGDRSVYNENTSVVVPVQRAFVHPKFSTVTTIRNDLALLQLQHPVNFTSNIQPICIPQENFQVEATTRCWVTGWGKTPEREKLASGILQEVDQYIMRYEECNKIIQKALSSTKDVIIKGMVCGYKEQGKDSCQGDSGGRLACEYNDTWVQVGIVSWGIGCGR